The following proteins are co-located in the Haloplanus sp. HW8-1 genome:
- a CDS encoding CopD family protein has translation MATIDTAINAIHLSFAGLWAGSVLFVAWGLLPAARDGNLDATPLRSLIGRFRTGSRVSSLVLFLTGGHLAGTRYTAQSLLGSTRGYLVVAMVLLWLAMTGLIEVGSGRLVDGLDERKIREPARAATPFLTAAAVAGVALLLIGGVLL, from the coding sequence ATGGCGACCATCGACACGGCGATAAACGCGATCCACCTGTCGTTTGCCGGACTGTGGGCTGGAAGCGTACTCTTCGTCGCGTGGGGGCTTCTGCCCGCGGCCCGCGACGGGAACCTCGACGCGACGCCGCTCCGGTCGTTGATCGGGCGATTCCGAACGGGGTCGCGCGTCTCGTCGCTGGTGCTTTTCCTGACTGGTGGCCATCTCGCGGGGACGCGATACACCGCCCAGAGCCTGCTCGGATCGACCCGCGGGTACCTCGTCGTCGCGATGGTGCTGCTGTGGCTCGCCATGACCGGTCTGATCGAGGTGGGGTCGGGACGACTCGTCGATGGCCTCGACGAACGGAAGATCCGAGAGCCGGCACGCGCGGCGACGCCGTTTCTCACGGCGGCTGCCGTCGCCGGTGTCGCGTTGCTCCTCATCGGCGGCGTCCTGCTCTGA
- a CDS encoding MFS transporter, which yields MSRTRSRVALAGVVYATLLAQVLLYPGIDTLVEALGAATHLDASMWFLAAEFAAFVVFAVPWGLASDAAGRRVPFVVAGALLGSLGYLLLAVLPGALALSFPAVLALRAFQGAATVGAFSLAMTMLMDLEGSHGRNMGATGIAIGLGTATGAPLGGVLYGLGPFVPLYAAAGVFLLVALGVPFVVDRAPAAGERASPFAGLRRTPRLALPYVFGFADRLTAGFFSLVGTLYFRTVFDLSPAATGVTLALFFAPFALLQYPFGVVSDRIGRTRPIVAGSALYGGAVILVGAVSSLRAAQGGMVLVGVLGALMVPATLALVTDLAAPGDRGVAMAGFNIAGSLGFLVGIVGGGLVADAYGYRAAFLLIGGLEIGLAAATLPAFRRIESGQATGSGP from the coding sequence GTGTCCCGAACCCGCAGTCGCGTCGCGCTCGCCGGCGTCGTGTACGCCACCCTGCTGGCGCAGGTACTCCTCTATCCCGGGATCGACACGCTCGTCGAGGCGCTCGGCGCCGCGACGCATCTCGACGCGAGCATGTGGTTTCTGGCCGCGGAGTTCGCGGCGTTCGTCGTCTTCGCGGTCCCCTGGGGACTGGCGAGCGACGCCGCCGGCCGCCGGGTCCCTTTCGTCGTCGCGGGCGCGCTGCTCGGCTCCCTCGGCTACCTGCTTCTCGCGGTCCTGCCCGGCGCCCTCGCCCTCTCCTTTCCCGCCGTGCTTGCGCTCCGGGCGTTCCAGGGTGCGGCGACCGTCGGCGCCTTCTCCCTCGCGATGACGATGCTCATGGATCTGGAGGGGTCACACGGCCGCAACATGGGGGCGACTGGCATCGCCATCGGCCTCGGGACGGCCACGGGTGCGCCCCTCGGTGGCGTTCTCTACGGACTGGGCCCGTTCGTCCCGCTGTACGCGGCCGCCGGAGTGTTCCTCCTGGTCGCCCTCGGTGTACCGTTCGTGGTGGACCGAGCGCCCGCCGCCGGGGAACGGGCGTCGCCGTTCGCGGGGCTCCGCCGGACGCCGCGACTCGCCCTCCCCTACGTCTTCGGCTTCGCGGATCGCCTCACCGCTGGCTTTTTCTCCCTCGTCGGGACCCTCTACTTCCGCACCGTCTTCGACCTGAGTCCGGCAGCCACGGGGGTGACGCTCGCGCTGTTTTTCGCCCCCTTCGCGCTGTTGCAGTACCCCTTCGGCGTCGTATCGGACCGGATCGGCCGGACCCGTCCCATCGTCGCGGGGTCGGCGCTGTACGGCGGGGCGGTGATCCTCGTCGGTGCGGTGTCGAGCCTCCGGGCCGCACAGGGAGGGATGGTGTTGGTCGGCGTCCTCGGTGCACTCATGGTACCGGCGACGCTGGCTCTGGTGACGGATCTCGCGGCTCCCGGCGACCGCGGCGTCGCCATGGCGGGGTTCAACATCGCCGGGAGTCTGGGCTTTCTCGTCGGCATCGTCGGCGGCGGCCTCGTCGCGGACGCCTACGGCTATCGGGCTGCATTCCTGCTGATCGGCGGCCTCGAAATCGGACTCGCGGCGGCGACGCTTCCCGCCTTCCGGCGGATCGAGTCGGGGCAGGCGACGGGGAGTGGTCCTTAG
- a CDS encoding NAD(P)/FAD-dependent oxidoreductase — protein MTDIGIVGAGAAAAAATYVVDGAVPDASITVLEKSGGLCGRAATRRRDDVTYDYGANYLKDDDERVVDLVSTFDDGLVEVDGEVYAFDRSGAVHEGRDADERKWTYRTGLTRLAKHLFGATDATVHRRTRVESVTKEGDAWTLTDDDGEQWGSFDTLVLNPPAPQTAALLETADWESEARTDLLAATRDVDYRTVWTAVLGYEFGLDRPYYAVVNTDKEHEVGWISREECKPGHVPEGQSVLVVQANHEWSVERYDADPAENVADLAAHAATLLADDRLADPAWTDHQGWRYALPESGLRRGARTAAEEEGCYVLGDWVDGEARLHAAVRNGLDTGERLAYAL, from the coding sequence ATGACCGACATCGGCATCGTGGGCGCGGGCGCGGCCGCCGCCGCGGCGACGTACGTCGTCGACGGCGCGGTCCCCGACGCCTCGATCACCGTACTGGAGAAGTCGGGGGGACTCTGCGGTCGGGCTGCGACCCGCCGCCGCGACGACGTGACCTACGACTACGGCGCCAACTACCTCAAGGACGACGACGAGCGGGTGGTCGACCTCGTCTCGACGTTCGACGACGGCCTCGTCGAGGTAGACGGAGAGGTCTACGCCTTCGACCGCTCGGGCGCGGTCCACGAGGGGCGGGACGCCGACGAGCGGAAGTGGACCTACCGGACCGGGTTGACCCGGCTGGCGAAACACCTCTTCGGCGCCACCGACGCGACCGTCCACCGGCGGACGCGGGTCGAGAGCGTGACGAAGGAGGGGGACGCGTGGACCCTGACCGACGACGACGGCGAGCAGTGGGGTTCTTTCGACACGCTCGTCCTCAATCCGCCGGCACCCCAGACGGCGGCGCTCCTAGAGACCGCGGACTGGGAGAGCGAAGCCCGGACCGACCTGCTCGCGGCCACACGGGACGTGGACTATCGGACCGTCTGGACCGCCGTCCTCGGCTACGAGTTCGGACTCGACCGGCCGTACTACGCCGTCGTGAACACCGACAAGGAGCACGAAGTCGGGTGGATCTCCCGCGAGGAGTGCAAGCCCGGCCACGTCCCCGAGGGGCAGTCGGTGCTCGTCGTGCAGGCGAACCACGAGTGGTCGGTCGAGCGATACGACGCCGACCCGGCCGAAAACGTCGCCGACCTAGCCGCCCACGCGGCCACGCTGCTTGCCGACGACCGCCTGGCCGACCCCGCCTGGACCGACCACCAGGGCTGGCGGTACGCCCTCCCCGAGTCGGGGCTCCGTCGCGGGGCGCGGACCGCCGCCGAGGAGGAAGGATGCTACGTCCTCGGTGACTGGGTCGACGGCGAAGCCCGCCTGCACGCCGCCGTCCGGAACGGGTTGGATACCGGCGAACGCCTGGCGTACGCGCTCTAA
- a CDS encoding ArsR/SmtB family transcription factor, giving the protein MEKALWYLLAGTRGGKNRARIIRLLDERPRNANQLHEELGLDYNSVRHHLDMLEDHDVIESGDQEYGRLYFLTDRFDRHRDRFEAITEHV; this is encoded by the coding sequence ATGGAGAAGGCACTCTGGTATCTGCTCGCCGGGACGCGCGGCGGGAAGAACCGCGCGCGGATCATCCGTCTCCTCGACGAGCGGCCGCGCAACGCCAACCAGCTACACGAGGAACTCGGCCTGGACTACAACTCCGTCCGCCACCACCTCGACATGCTCGAAGACCACGACGTGATCGAGAGCGGCGACCAGGAGTACGGCCGGCTCTACTTCCTCACCGACCGATTCGACCGACACCGCGACCGGTTCGAGGCGATCACGGAACACGTCTAA
- a CDS encoding molybdopterin-dependent oxidoreductase, with protein sequence MIPTAWRRRLLAAATAFAGGIAAVAGSYAVVGDAPTFVAAPVSNLTVTLAPAALVTFAITVLGDLGSDLAYGGGLAAAAALLGFVVAVGRIAAARAGRPLLAPVAVALGVGVVAAALSGAFDSTVGAVVGAALVSTVAALGAGDESTGDPTDGPRRALLSAAAAIAVAALGVGGRRAFAPSDPVERAPVEDDVAALLAEAEEKSLDVEGLEPLISDDFYRVDVANVDPDPAREDWSVRIHGAVGEETTVTFADVEAMDHEHRFVSLRCVGESLNGRKLDNALWTGVPIADLIDDADPEGDYVMLRAADGFYEEFPVDALETGFLAVGMNGQPLPRAHGAPARALIPGHWGEINVKWLTEIEILDEPATGYWEERGWHGTGPVNTVAKLWATNRLNDGRIEVAGAAYAGTRGIKSVEVSVDGGDTWAAADLSDPLPGEDVWRQWVYRYDPPGQHEVVVRAVDGTGTLQPEDEKRAFPSGPSGWVSRSVAPDSL encoded by the coding sequence ATGATCCCGACCGCCTGGCGTCGGCGTCTCCTCGCCGCGGCCACCGCGTTCGCCGGCGGCATCGCGGCCGTCGCCGGCTCCTACGCCGTCGTCGGCGACGCCCCTACCTTCGTCGCGGCGCCGGTCTCGAACCTGACCGTCACGCTCGCGCCCGCCGCTCTCGTCACCTTCGCCATCACCGTCCTCGGCGACTTGGGGAGCGACCTGGCCTACGGCGGCGGCCTCGCCGCCGCGGCGGCCCTCCTCGGTTTCGTGGTCGCGGTCGGCCGGATCGCCGCCGCAAGGGCCGGGCGTCCGCTACTCGCACCCGTCGCCGTCGCCCTCGGCGTCGGCGTCGTGGCCGCCGCGCTCTCCGGCGCGTTCGATTCGACCGTCGGCGCGGTCGTCGGTGCGGCGCTCGTCTCGACCGTCGCCGCCCTCGGTGCCGGCGACGAGTCCACCGGGGACCCCACCGACGGCCCGCGGCGAGCGCTCCTCTCGGCCGCCGCCGCCATCGCCGTCGCCGCACTCGGCGTCGGCGGACGGCGGGCGTTCGCGCCCAGCGACCCCGTCGAGAGGGCGCCGGTCGAGGACGACGTGGCGGCCCTCCTCGCCGAGGCCGAGGAGAAGTCGCTGGACGTCGAGGGACTGGAACCGCTCATCAGCGACGACTTCTACCGCGTCGACGTCGCGAACGTCGACCCCGATCCGGCCCGCGAGGACTGGTCGGTGCGGATCCACGGCGCCGTCGGCGAGGAGACGACGGTCACCTTCGCGGACGTCGAGGCGATGGACCACGAACACCGGTTCGTCTCGCTTCGCTGTGTCGGCGAGTCGCTCAACGGCCGAAAACTCGACAACGCGCTCTGGACGGGCGTACCGATCGCCGATCTGATCGACGACGCCGACCCGGAGGGCGACTACGTGATGCTCCGAGCCGCCGACGGCTTCTACGAGGAGTTCCCGGTCGACGCGCTCGAAACCGGATTCCTCGCCGTGGGCATGAACGGACAGCCGCTGCCCCGCGCCCACGGCGCGCCGGCGCGGGCGCTGATCCCCGGTCACTGGGGCGAAATCAACGTCAAGTGGCTCACCGAAATCGAGATCCTGGACGAACCGGCGACGGGCTACTGGGAGGAGCGGGGGTGGCACGGCACCGGCCCGGTGAACACGGTGGCGAAGCTGTGGGCGACGAACCGCCTCAACGACGGCCGGATCGAGGTGGCGGGCGCGGCCTACGCCGGCACCCGCGGGATCAAGTCCGTCGAGGTGTCGGTCGACGGCGGCGACACCTGGGCGGCGGCCGACCTCTCCGATCCTCTGCCCGGCGAGGACGTGTGGCGCCAGTGGGTCTACCGCTACGATCCACCCGGGCAACACGAGGTGGTCGTCCGCGCCGTCGACGGCACCGGGACGCTCCAGCCCGAAGACGAGAAGCGGGCCTTCCCCAGTGGACCGAGCGGGTGGGTGTCACGATCCGTCGCCCCCGACTCGCTGTGA
- a CDS encoding OsmC family protein has translation MTDSDLRETQKPLKATYEEDPEAARITLTATGDERANATSCRVEVGEAVYEAQLHEGAGGSGTAACSGDLLLGALAACSQLTAQAVIENLGADAEVSVGVEGDLDLRGTMGVADVPVGFQDIRLDVTLSGDLDPETAASIRDATERYCVVYRTLVESPGVATEWTFEESAEDEI, from the coding sequence ATGACGGATAGTGACCTCCGCGAGACACAGAAACCGCTGAAAGCGACCTACGAGGAGGACCCCGAGGCCGCGCGGATCACCTTGACTGCGACGGGCGACGAGCGGGCCAACGCGACGAGCTGTCGCGTCGAGGTCGGCGAGGCCGTCTACGAGGCTCAGCTCCACGAGGGCGCCGGCGGCTCCGGCACCGCGGCGTGTTCGGGCGACCTCCTGCTCGGGGCGCTCGCCGCCTGCTCGCAGTTGACCGCGCAGGCGGTGATCGAGAACCTCGGTGCCGACGCCGAGGTGTCCGTGGGGGTCGAGGGGGACCTGGATCTTCGGGGAACGATGGGCGTCGCCGACGTTCCCGTCGGCTTCCAGGACATCCGCCTCGACGTGACGCTATCTGGCGATCTGGACCCCGAGACGGCGGCGTCGATCCGCGACGCGACCGAGCGGTACTGCGTGGTGTACCGCACGCTCGTCGAGTCGCCGGGCGTCGCTACCGAGTGGACCTTCGAGGAGAGCGCCGAGGATGAGATTTGA
- a CDS encoding MATE family efflux transporter gives MAGPRLDALARALDRAGIIDPRRFRETFDLSWPRVVTGFAIMSKSTVDLAMVGWDVGTAAVAGLAFANAYWQVGKFLGIGLAGGTVSLVSQAYGAGDSARASAAVGVSLAVAAVVAAPIVATYAAFAPELVAVLGSEPAPLRHAATYLALVAPALLFEFPNLIASRTYAGVGDTLTPMAIRAGGALANVVLSAVLIFGYGRGVAGAAAGTSIATGAVTGVFAWGLSGRTYFGRGACPVAVTRATLRFDGGVPLTRRLLVVSAPLMARRTAETLVAFPLVAIAATFGPAVVAAYEVARRVRTLLGSFSWGFSIAASTLVGQRLGAGDAADAEAYARAIVRLSATVYVLVSTVVLGLSGRIAVLFVDDAAVVAVAGPFVAAAAISAVFLGVDGAATGTLRGAGDTRYPFFTSLAGRYGCALPLAALGLVTPLGTSALLGAMVVETAVPAALNVSRVRSNRWKAFGRAHVTAGAGD, from the coding sequence ATGGCTGGTCCTCGTCTCGACGCGCTCGCCCGTGCCCTCGACCGCGCCGGGATCATCGATCCCCGGCGCTTTCGCGAGACGTTCGATCTGTCCTGGCCCCGGGTCGTCACCGGGTTCGCCATCATGTCCAAGAGCACGGTCGATCTGGCCATGGTCGGCTGGGACGTCGGCACCGCGGCCGTCGCCGGCCTCGCGTTCGCCAACGCCTACTGGCAGGTGGGGAAGTTCCTGGGCATCGGCCTCGCGGGCGGGACGGTCTCCCTCGTCTCCCAGGCCTACGGCGCCGGGGACTCGGCCCGAGCGAGCGCCGCCGTGGGCGTCTCCCTTGCAGTCGCCGCCGTCGTCGCGGCGCCGATCGTCGCCACCTACGCCGCCTTCGCGCCCGAACTCGTCGCCGTCTTGGGATCGGAGCCGGCACCTCTCCGTCACGCCGCCACCTACCTCGCGCTCGTCGCCCCCGCGCTTCTCTTCGAGTTTCCGAACCTGATCGCCAGCCGAACCTACGCTGGCGTCGGCGATACGCTGACGCCCATGGCGATCCGCGCGGGCGGAGCGCTGGCGAACGTCGTCCTTTCGGCGGTCCTGATCTTCGGCTACGGGCGCGGCGTCGCCGGCGCCGCCGCCGGCACCTCGATCGCGACCGGCGCCGTGACTGGCGTCTTCGCGTGGGGGCTCTCCGGGCGGACCTACTTCGGCCGTGGCGCCTGTCCCGTCGCCGTCACGCGGGCGACGCTCCGGTTCGACGGGGGTGTCCCCCTCACCCGCCGCCTCCTCGTCGTCTCCGCGCCGCTGATGGCTCGCCGGACCGCGGAGACCCTCGTCGCCTTCCCGCTCGTGGCCATCGCCGCCACGTTCGGTCCGGCCGTCGTGGCCGCCTACGAGGTGGCGCGACGGGTCCGGACCCTCCTCGGTAGTTTCTCGTGGGGCTTTTCGATCGCCGCGAGCACGCTCGTCGGCCAGCGACTCGGCGCCGGCGACGCGGCCGACGCGGAGGCCTACGCCCGAGCCATCGTTCGGCTCTCGGCGACCGTGTACGTCCTCGTATCGACGGTCGTTCTCGGGCTGTCGGGGCGGATCGCCGTGCTGTTCGTCGACGACGCGGCCGTCGTCGCCGTCGCCGGTCCCTTCGTCGCCGCCGCCGCCATCAGCGCCGTCTTCCTCGGCGTCGACGGCGCCGCGACCGGGACGCTCCGAGGCGCGGGCGACACCCGCTATCCGTTCTTCACCTCGCTGGCCGGGCGCTACGGCTGTGCGCTCCCGCTCGCGGCGCTCGGCCTCGTCACGCCCCTCGGCACGAGCGCGTTGCTGGGGGCGATGGTTGTCGAGACGGCCGTGCCGGCCGCGCTGAACGTCTCCCGCGTTCGGTCGAACCGCTGGAAGGCATTCGGGCGGGCACACGTGACGGCCGGCGCGGGCGACTAA
- a CDS encoding NOB1 family endonuclease — MHVLDSSAFIHEYHTSEQMASIPAVEEELEDESAYRYDAMEGAGMHIHIPADNTVETIERAATETGDAAELSATDVRLIAAAFELDGTLVTDDYAMQNVAEHLGVAVEVIAREGISEQRDWRFQCQGCGREFDDHRDRCPICGSDLSRKNPA, encoded by the coding sequence ATGCACGTCCTCGACTCTTCTGCGTTCATTCACGAGTACCACACCTCCGAGCAGATGGCGTCGATTCCGGCCGTCGAGGAGGAACTCGAAGACGAGAGCGCCTACCGCTACGACGCGATGGAGGGCGCGGGGATGCACATCCACATCCCGGCGGACAACACCGTCGAGACCATCGAGCGTGCGGCGACGGAGACGGGCGACGCCGCGGAACTCTCGGCGACCGACGTGCGCCTGATCGCCGCCGCCTTCGAACTCGACGGTACGCTCGTCACCGACGACTACGCGATGCAGAACGTGGCCGAACATCTGGGCGTCGCCGTCGAAGTGATCGCCCGCGAGGGCATCTCCGAACAGCGCGACTGGCGCTTCCAGTGTCAGGGCTGTGGGCGCGAGTTCGACGACCACCGCGACCGCTGTCCCATCTGCGGGAGCGATCTCTCGCGGAAGAACCCGGCGTGA
- a CDS encoding PRC-barrel domain-containing protein, protein MSDVLAENLSGKSVMGSDGTELGMLYNITMNLKTGALNDLLVSPNDEFPVGDSRFQQDEQGRLHVPVSRVQAVKDYIVIDR, encoded by the coding sequence ATGTCCGACGTACTCGCCGAAAACCTCTCGGGGAAGTCCGTGATGGGCTCCGACGGGACCGAACTCGGCATGCTGTACAACATCACCATGAACCTGAAGACGGGCGCCCTGAACGACCTCCTCGTCTCCCCGAACGACGAGTTCCCGGTCGGCGACTCCCGCTTCCAGCAGGACGAGCAGGGACGGCTTCACGTCCCGGTCTCGCGCGTGCAGGCCGTGAAAGATTACATCGTCATCGACCGGTAG
- a CDS encoding LLM class flavin-dependent oxidoreductase: protein MSRGAVMPREGVVDAREFAARCERLGYDACWAGELWGRDAFVALTAAAGAVDRIDLGTAVVNVFSRSAATLAAAAASVADVAPAGVRLGIGPSTATAIENLHGRDYDRPVRRLHETAELVAAFTAGEGRVDYDGETVSVSEFPALDVDVPVYTAALGPAARRATGRVADGWLPHNVPFPELSEAFETIAATAREAGRDPDAITVAPYVPAAVDDDPEVAHAAIRRHLAYYVGSGEGYRRAVASAFPAESERIAEAWRSGDRDAARAAVTAEMVDALGVAGTPARARERFREVAETAVVDHPMVVVPEGVGERMRTRTVATLAPPDERR, encoded by the coding sequence ATGTCACGCGGAGCCGTGATGCCGCGGGAGGGGGTGGTCGACGCCCGCGAGTTCGCCGCCCGGTGTGAGCGACTGGGGTACGACGCCTGCTGGGCGGGCGAACTCTGGGGCCGGGACGCGTTCGTCGCGCTGACCGCCGCCGCCGGCGCCGTCGACCGGATCGATCTCGGTACCGCCGTCGTCAACGTGTTCTCGCGGTCGGCTGCGACGCTCGCGGCCGCCGCGGCGTCGGTCGCCGACGTCGCGCCGGCGGGCGTCCGCCTCGGCATCGGGCCGAGCACGGCCACGGCCATCGAGAACCTGCACGGCCGCGACTACGACCGTCCGGTGCGTCGCCTCCACGAGACGGCGGAACTCGTCGCCGCCTTCACGGCGGGCGAGGGGCGCGTCGACTACGACGGCGAGACCGTCTCGGTCTCGGAGTTCCCGGCGCTCGACGTCGACGTGCCCGTCTACACCGCGGCGCTCGGTCCCGCCGCCCGGCGGGCGACCGGCCGTGTCGCCGACGGCTGGCTCCCCCACAACGTTCCGTTCCCCGAACTGTCGGAGGCCTTCGAGACGATCGCGGCGACGGCCCGCGAGGCCGGGCGCGATCCGGACGCAATCACCGTCGCTCCCTACGTCCCCGCGGCGGTCGACGACGACCCCGAGGTGGCCCACGCCGCCATCCGCCGGCACCTCGCGTACTACGTCGGCAGCGGCGAGGGGTATCGCCGGGCGGTCGCGTCGGCGTTCCCGGCGGAGAGCGAGCGAATCGCCGAGGCGTGGCGCTCGGGCGACCGCGACGCCGCCCGGGCGGCCGTCACCGCGGAGATGGTCGACGCTCTGGGGGTCGCCGGGACGCCCGCCCGGGCGCGAGAGCGGTTCCGCGAGGTGGCCGAGACGGCCGTCGTCGATCACCCCATGGTGGTCGTGCCCGAGGGGGTCGGCGAGCGGATGCGAACGCGGACGGTCGCGACGCTGGCACCGCCGGACGAGCGGAGGTGA
- a CDS encoding Rieske (2Fe-2S) protein, whose product MSRFERIGAVDETREACPQVVRLGGRALGLFYHEGSFYAIDNRCPHMGFPLTDGSVDDGILTCPWHHARFELSCGDTFDPFADDARTYPVERRDDGVYVDVDPEREATPEKRWTDRLEHGLQESLALVVDKAVIGLGDAGVDATVPLTVGATFGTQYRRRGWGSGLTTLSAMANLRSDLRPADRRRALAVGLGAVADDCAGEPPFFVQDPLSTDRVSADRLTAWFRDTIEVRDADGAERVLRAAIAAAARDDTDVDRSTLARLFVAAGTDHRYLDSGHRLDFVDKAFELLDHVGWAHADAVLPSLVPALADANRAEERSSWRQPIDVAALVEEAAADLPDLLARGAGKTWTEPAEFVDRLLDDDPHAIVGQLTDAVAAGATAEQLASAVADAAARRIARFGTANEFRDWNTVHHTYTYATAVCGLTERTDAPERYRAVFDGAVSVYLDRFLNTPPIPLPDPDGDRDPGAALDDLLKTFEVEADGTVDRAGRHAAEYLASGGDAARLKRALGKALLREDAGFHPRQNVEAAFGRYDAVGADRGRLHLVATARYLAAHTPTRREGEQTFRIAERLSRGEAIHEG is encoded by the coding sequence ATGTCGAGATTCGAGCGCATCGGGGCGGTCGACGAGACCCGCGAGGCGTGTCCACAGGTCGTCCGGCTCGGCGGCCGGGCGCTCGGCCTCTTTTACCACGAGGGGTCGTTCTACGCCATCGACAACCGTTGTCCGCACATGGGCTTTCCACTCACGGACGGCTCCGTCGACGACGGGATCCTCACCTGTCCGTGGCACCACGCTCGCTTCGAACTCTCCTGTGGCGACACGTTCGATCCGTTCGCCGACGACGCGCGGACGTACCCCGTCGAGCGGCGCGACGACGGGGTGTACGTCGACGTCGACCCGGAGCGGGAGGCGACGCCCGAAAAGCGGTGGACTGACCGACTCGAACACGGCCTGCAAGAGTCGCTCGCGCTCGTCGTCGACAAGGCCGTCATCGGACTCGGCGACGCGGGCGTGGACGCGACGGTCCCGTTGACCGTCGGCGCCACCTTCGGGACTCAGTACCGACGCCGTGGCTGGGGGAGCGGACTGACGACGCTGAGTGCGATGGCGAACCTGCGTTCCGACCTGCGGCCCGCCGACCGGCGGCGGGCGCTCGCGGTCGGTCTCGGGGCCGTGGCCGACGACTGCGCGGGCGAACCGCCCTTCTTCGTCCAGGACCCGCTTTCGACCGACCGCGTCTCGGCCGATCGCCTGACTGCGTGGTTCCGCGACACGATCGAGGTGCGCGACGCCGACGGCGCCGAACGGGTGTTGCGGGCGGCGATCGCGGCGGCGGCGCGCGACGACACCGACGTCGATCGCTCGACGCTCGCGCGGCTGTTCGTCGCCGCCGGGACCGATCACCGCTATCTCGACTCCGGGCACCGCCTCGATTTCGTCGACAAGGCCTTCGAGTTGCTCGATCACGTCGGCTGGGCCCACGCCGACGCCGTCCTCCCCAGCCTCGTGCCGGCGCTCGCCGACGCGAACCGGGCCGAGGAGCGGTCGTCGTGGCGCCAGCCGATCGACGTGGCGGCGCTGGTCGAGGAGGCCGCGGCCGACCTGCCGGATCTCCTCGCCCGCGGCGCGGGGAAGACGTGGACCGAACCCGCAGAGTTCGTGGATCGGCTCCTCGACGACGACCCCCACGCGATCGTGGGGCAGTTGACCGACGCCGTCGCGGCGGGGGCGACGGCCGAACAACTCGCGAGCGCCGTCGCCGACGCCGCAGCCCGCCGGATCGCACGGTTCGGCACCGCCAACGAGTTCCGCGATTGGAACACGGTCCACCACACCTACACCTACGCCACCGCGGTGTGTGGACTGACCGAACGGACCGACGCGCCCGAACGCTATCGTGCCGTCTTCGACGGTGCCGTGAGCGTCTATCTGGACCGGTTCCTCAACACGCCGCCGATTCCCCTTCCGGACCCGGACGGCGATCGGGACCCCGGGGCCGCCCTCGACGACCTCCTGAAGACGTTTGAGGTCGAAGCCGACGGGACGGTGGATCGTGCCGGGCGCCACGCCGCCGAATACCTCGCGAGCGGCGGCGACGCCGCGCGGTTGAAGCGGGCGCTTGGAAAGGCGCTGTTGCGCGAGGACGCCGGCTTCCACCCCCGGCAGAACGTCGAGGCCGCGTTCGGCCGGTACGACGCGGTCGGGGCCGATCGGGGACGGCTCCACCTCGTCGCCACGGCTCGCTATCTCGCCGCACACACGCCGACGCGCCGCGAGGGCGAACAGACCTTCCGGATCGCCGAACGGCTCAGCCGGGGGGAGGCGATCCACGAGGGCTGA
- a CDS encoding molybdopterin-dependent oxidoreductase has product MAGSEPAVGADWSVAVDGVGVVDPTGAPRGTVSASFRCASGERWTGEWRGVPVEWILDRLQSDSAATHLRIHGPADHVACVALADAVGGVLAESRLDGPARAGGDGWPRFVAPRVVGARTVKRVPRLEPVALGAGEDVDAYETLDTG; this is encoded by the coding sequence ATGGCGGGAAGTGAGCCGGCGGTGGGTGCCGACTGGTCGGTCGCCGTCGACGGCGTCGGCGTCGTCGATCCGACCGGCGCACCCCGCGGGACGGTGAGCGCCTCCTTCCGGTGTGCGAGCGGGGAGCGATGGACCGGCGAGTGGCGGGGCGTCCCGGTCGAGTGGATCCTCGACCGTCTGCAGAGCGACTCCGCGGCGACACACCTCCGGATCCACGGGCCCGCCGACCACGTCGCCTGCGTGGCCCTCGCGGACGCGGTCGGCGGCGTCCTCGCGGAATCGCGACTGGACGGCCCGGCGCGGGCCGGCGGGGATGGGTGGCCGCGGTTCGTCGCCCCGCGGGTCGTCGGCGCGCGGACGGTCAAGCGGGTGCCGCGTCTCGAACCCGTCGCACTCGGGGCCGGTGAGGACGTCGACGCGTACGAAACCCTCGATACGGGCTAG